The window GCTGAACCCCAGTATTAAAAATCACAGACAGTAATAAAACCGATACGTGGACAGTGTAAATAAAAATCACAGACAGTAATCAACCAACTTTGCATGTATCCCTCAAGCCGGAGTCTATATTCAAGCTAATCAAGTTCTTAAAGGGCGAAGGACGAGCAAATAGTAACTCCGGGAATGAGGAAATACACTGCACATATAAAGGTTATTTATGCATATAACTACACAAGTTGTATACATGTTCTCTTATCAAAAACATTACGCATTAAAAGAATATTTCAGGCCATCTGATCATTTGAAGAAAGACCTTGAAAAGGCATGTTCAAGTCGAGGGGTAATAATATCGAAAACCTTAGCATTGACGGTCAATTTTTTTAAAGTGAGGTTCTGTAAGTTGACAGGGCATTGATGTCCAAATAAGCTTCCATCTTGGAGACAACAACAAACACGTTGGCCATGACATTTATGATTAAGAAGTCGGAGATTAGATAGTCGAGGGGTGATAATCTCAAAAACCAATGCCTTGACCGTAACACGTTCTAAAGTGAGGTTTTGCAAGTTAACTGTGAAAGAAAAGAAATGAAGTGAAGAGGAGTGAAATGGAAGGAAGCTTGATCATTCCAATTTGGAAGGAAAGTTTGAAGGGAAAATTAGGCTAAATGTATGAATTCCCTTCCATCCACTTCTTTTATACTAAAACTCTGGAACACCAATTTCATTTAAATCTTTTCTCTTCTCTCCAAACTTTGGAGTCTGGAATTAACAAACATTCGAGTACAGATAAAATGATGATTACACCAAACAATTAGTACAAGATAATAAATAGATCCTAACAATTTCACAAATGTAAATTATATCGTAGAGTTGACAGGtgtaaaattgaagaataaacacGCTTAGaggaaaattagggtttatgaaaaAACTTTAATTACGTACCTTTGATCTTTGAGGAAGAAGAGATTACATGTCGAATGGGATTCAATTGTCAATCGTGCGTAATGTTAGGTCACCCGACTAACAAACAAAATTAGTACTCCTTCCCTCCCAGATATCTATTGTAGTCGCACAAAAAACACAAAGCAGTGACACATGTATTTTTTCTGTCCAATTCTACCACTTACTTTTTacccaatttttttttgttttacttGTATGGCACAAAAGAAATTTATCACAATATTTCTTTTCATTTATgaaagtgaacaattaatttgggacatcaatAAAAAAAATATGGACAATATATATGAAACAGAGGGAGTAACTGCATTTGAGTTACTAGTATATACGGGTCGGGTTTTTAAGACCAAAGATTCGAATAGTGTTTTTTGATGAGCTTAATTAAGTTCAACAAATCTCTAGATATGATGATTAGTAGTACGATATTAACCACTATAGTAGAATGTGATTGATATTTCTAACTCACTTTTTGATAAATCCACACAAGAGTTAATgtattacaaaaactttttgattgAATATAGTAAAGGGTGTTTCTAAAAGATAGCATGTAATATGTGtggatatataaaaaaataaaatttagaatTATCACTACTCATAGTAGAATagaatatagaaaaaaaaataatcAAATTTTACAAACACCTAAAATATTACTGTAATTGGACAAGATAGAGGATGATTTGATGATAAGAATCATTATATTGTACTTGGAGCTCTTTCAATGAACTTATATTTTAGGTAATGATATATCTACTCACATTTTTTAAATATGTATTGTATATTTGTACTGTACACGTCTGCAGTGCAAAGTATGAGTGGATCTATCAAATTTATAAGTGAATTTATCGTTGGCCATTTTATAAACGTGTtatacatttataataaactagtgTACATCCCTGAATTCGCAACTAGTGTACATCCCTGAATTCGCGAAATTAATAAGTAACGGATAATTATAAGTAGTAATTGATATGGTGATTCGGTGGTGATCCGGTGCTCCGAGAAGTGATCTGGTGGTGGTCTAGTGGTGTTCCGGTAGTTCAGTGGTGTTCTGTTGGTCTGGTGGTGTTTTGGTGGTCTTTAGGTAGTCTGGTGGTGGCCCGTTGGTCCAGTTTCAGAGTCTGGTTTTCTAGTGGTGGTTCGCTTTTCCGATGGTGGCCTGTTTTTTAGGTGTTCCAGTGGTGGTTTGTTGGGAATTCGGTGTTTCGGTAATtttttgatgtgtatatatatatatatatatatatatatatatatatatatatatatatatatatatatatatatatatatgtgtgtgtgtgatttcACAAGATAGTTACGATCTACCATGGACTTCATAAAAGTGCTTTTGAAAGTCATCATATAACAATTATACAATAACAATTAGAAGTAAAGGCATAAGAAAAGGTACAAAGTACAAAAAGTAAGATTCGTTtcatttttttgccaaaaaaaaaaacgaaaagtaAGATTCAAAGCTTCAAAAAAGTCAACGCCTAACAGTGATAACCTACATTTTCATGGAAAGTTTTCATTGATCTAGCGAAGACAAACATCTTCAAGTTGGCACTTCTATAGCAGCCACCGTCTTCAAGTTGGCATGATCTGCATAGACATTGGACAACGAACATAACCATAAAAATGGATGAAATTGAGCGAGACCAAAAGCAGCTAAGCTTGCAGAGTTTAATCAGACAAGCAACAAGTTCAAAGACACCATGATGTAAGTAGAAAAACTTTTGTTAGCACTTCAGTTGTGTAACTGAATAAATTATGGTTAATGTTTTGCATAAATTAGAATATGCAACTTCTATGTACACCAAATGATATTAGAACATATAGTATGAAGAAAAAGAATGAGACAGTTATGTAACCAGGATACTTTCAAAAACAGCACAATGCTTAATAGTTGGATTTATGAATAAGCGCGCAGCCGCTGCATATAAAAAATACGTACCTCACCTGGGCAGGTGGTTCACAGCTCATGGCATTGGGTTGTTGATACTTGAGTTGAGGTCGAGGGTGTAGGAACCTGACATTAATTATAAACATGTTAGAAAGCCAGATTACTGGATTACAACTGTGAAAGTTAAGGTCCCATTTGGTTATAAATGGGTCGAGTTTTATTTCCAGCATATATAATAGAacaatatgaagaaaaaaaaagaaagaatcAGACTGAGTAACTAAATTGGTTTGTCTTACAAGTTACAATTTGGGTTTCAAATAAAAGACTTTTTTATTTGCAAATTGCAAggagatttcatttttcatttaaAGATGTTAGGAATATTTTTCTCACAACATAGTAAAGTAATCATTATGCTAGCCTTAAATGATGACTGTAAATTGGGAGAAAGCACAGATCAGAACCATTTCCAATTGAAGAGAGGAAAGTTATTACCGATGGTCAATTTTTTGGGTTAAGGATGTGAAAAAAATGGGAGATGGAAGGAATTAATTAGGTTGGTGAAAGTTGGGAGTTGGCCGGAAAAATTAAAATACACCGGTTGGAGACGTTGGGCATGAGTGCTGTAAAGCAATTTCTAatcactaatactaatactaacatttTCTTATGTGATCTTATAACTCAATAATAACTtccaaaaaaaaattattaaaaggaTGAACCAATCCTGACTCCACCTGGCTTAAGCCCCTActaaatatgaagcgattcaaccaAACcccataacccacacatataacctGCAAGTCTGTAACTAAGGACAGACAGATtcaaatatgaaataaataaaaaactcaCAATCGTTGAAGAAGATGATGTTTGTGATGGCAGAGGATGTCTGGTGCTGGAAACAACTTGAGATATTGAAGACCTAAACGCACCAATAATTTTGGTTTTTGAGGCCTGAAGAGCACTCAGTGCTTCTACTTGTTCAACCTGACGAGCAATCAGTGGTTCAAGAGCATCCATCATTTTATATACAAAATCCTTGAGTGATGCTTGACGGGTAATTAGTGCGGTTGCTTGTGCTACTACTTGACCATGCTGCCTATAATACGCTACCATATGTTCCCTATGTCTTTTAGGCAAGATACATAATAAACATCTGATCTGCATCGTCTTTGAAATCAAGGGTTCAAGATCGTTAACTAATTGCATTAACATATCCACAATATCTCTCAATCTAGACACTATCTCCTCTATTTGAACCCTCTCAGAAGATTCAATTTGGGTCTCTTTTTTCTTGGTCCATATTTTTTGTATATCATTCAAAAGGTTCTCGATAACTACCTTTTTCTCAGTAATTATACTGTCCTGCTCTAGTAATGCTTTTAGTTTCCTCAGAAGATCTTCAATGTCTGCCTTTATCTGCTCCTTCACCTCTTTCTCTTTCATTGCTTCTGTATGTTGTTCCTGCATGCAAGTTAAGTAACTTGAGACAAGGTATCCCTTGAGTTACTCTTGTTATTAAGACAAAAGGTCCATAGGAACACTCTATTATTCAATCAGTTTCATGCAGTTGAAAATCACACACAGTAATATAATCGATACGTGGAAAGtacaaataaataaaatgatgaaagTACCTTTACGGTGAATGTGGCAGTTGGGGATTTCTCAAGCAAGAACTTTCTAGCTTCAGTAGATATATTAACCTTGCATGTATCCCTTGTCCCACAATCTACTTTCAAGCTAATCAAGTTGCTAAATGGCGAAGGCTGACCAGATACTAACTCCGGGAATGAGGAAATACACTGCACATATAATAAAGATTATTTATGCATACAAAGATTAATTAtgcatataaataaataaacaagtTCTATACCCGTTCACCTTTCAAAGATCTTGAATAGCACGGCTAATGAAAACCACacattatatataaatatggaaaaaacTATGCATACAGATCTACTTCATTTCTGTTCAATTGTAATAACCAACTCTAATTATGTATGCTAAGAAAATGGTATCAGTACTCATGTAAGAATAATGTTAACATATCATTAAAGCCCATACTAGATCACCGTACCTCAACAATGTCCACGTTAAGCGTCAGAAATCTGACACTACGTAGGTCCTGAAGCAAGTTAATAATACCACGAGCCTCTTCCTGCATATATGGCTGATTTGAAAAATATATGGACAAGCTGATAGTTACTTTGTTCACAGAATGAAAACACTTTTTAAACCACTGTGGAGGATCGTAACCTTTGTAGTAGAATGACGAAAATCCTGATTGAATATTCAAGTCCTTAATTGagcaatcaattatagttagactcTCAAGTTGAGGTGCAATCACATTGATAGCATTTGAGTCTGTGTCATTAATAAGTCTAAGTCTGAGATTAGAAAGTCGGGGGGTGTTAATGTCAAAAACCTTAGCCATTACCGTAACACGTTCTAAAGTGAGGTCACCGACTTGATTAAATAAATATGGGAActgtatttaattttttttactcgTCGTATTTGTTAATTGTCAGACTATTTGTAGTGATTGGGGGTCTGCGGTGAATTGATTTTGTTGGATCACAGCCTTAGGGATTGCAATGGATACCCGATcaagtggatatccatccgatccacccgattattcgtgaatatggacgatctaaatggatatgaacGAAAAAATTTCATCTacggatgaacccgctttcacccgaaataactaaatatataaatttatcactcaaattagtatcatttatgtagtgatagttcattaattatattcatattcatctttcgttatattttctctaaaaatataactttattcttatattttattttgtttaatttatttaaatgtatttatcgtactttgatGGTTTAAATGTGATTTCATGTAattaaaagtaagcaacttacatgtcgatatctttacacatttaataagctatttattgaatatttgttatatagattagtaaaaatgtgactttcggtcgcataaactattaaaaaatattacttttgatcgtatataatgaaccaccgcttataattgttaaaaataagataaatctaaacggatatggataattatccattaacccgcttcacccgacggatatggatatggatggatgaaaactaaaaaaaataaatggatatggatatggatacggcctcatcCGTCCATATTCGATCTATTGCCATCCCTAATCACAGGTCCTAACAATTCAAATGAAAAACAAAATACAGAATATAATTTATTTTTGTGTCGTGAATttgcaaaaaaaaataaagagcaaaTGATATGCGTAGGACTACATGGCTACGGCTGCATCTTTTCATTCACATTAAAGTGGATATAAATAACTAAAACAAAGAGATATTCTAGCAACTAACTAGCACACGTTTTTTTATGGACCCATTATCAACCCACATTCCTAAActgattgtaacgaccctggaatttccaacgtttatttattaataattgttattattaatacttgtgattaaacgaatgtatgttattacatttacatgttgccatgattacccgtacttgactttaattgcccgaaacgtctttgtgacacacgaaacttacacgaataatattttcaagtattatttacattcatgattaattttattaatcattttgattaactaagactattagttagttacttgggctttaattggtttaacttgtgatttatggaACTTGagcttgtttaaagttaatggactcatgattagGAGCTTAtaggcccaccctacattttaaatggacttaattagcccataagACTTGTAACTATTACTTGTatatggtaactagttagttaaggagataagaatctagtttgtccataatccccatgaactaacaccaagtatccaacttttaagactttTCATCTAAGTAACCAACAAACAAATCCTTCCCCTCTTCCTTTTGCTGCCGACCGTGGGCTTCTTCCATGGGGGAGTGGGTTTtattttcaaactttgatttatTTCTTACTTGTAGCCTTCACATGTTCATTACACTTCACACACACCTTACTTTCTTCcaacttttctctctttctctcaagttcttgtaagcattatgaacttcttttcttccttttcttttcttaCAAAACCGTGACATATTCacctctaatcatcatcatcatttgttgtttgatacttgttgctcattgttgttagttacttgtctttgttagttagttacttacatgttattatgaatcaaactcactagtttgttcatcactttatcttgtattaacaagaacattcaagaactaaactctctagtttaggttctacatatactttctttaaagattgcaagttcatgtgttgattaaaatcatacttgtgattcataaagtaaacttcaagtttacattcttaaagatcaaactttggtttgaatctttaaaagtatgaacaaccatgaacaaattacatgtttacttagtttacttcttcattcttgcactttaatttcatgtaactagtttaaatggtcaagtactacaagttagtcttgatctcattaatcttgaactaaaagttaactttgaaagttcaagaacatgtaaataagttttctttaaatataactttgtatacttatgcttgatctagacttttgggtcttggatcttcaagatctaactaagaactatgttctacattttaagatcttgattagttagtttactttcaagtttatagttctacattactttcatatttcatgtatgtgttaaaactaagactttgatgtaactttggttcatcaaaacacttacaactcttaagtgaagttgtgctacatgtcttagacttgcacaagggttatgatggtcaaaacttggtaaatatgatgtaaacacatcaatgagttgtacacttgaagctataggcatcaaggatgagaaccatgatgaacatcaaacaccaaacccaccggaacccattatttttctgcttactgttctctgcctactgttttgctgtttctgtaacagaccagtagacctgggctactgagaccttgattttcagatagatattttcgagtagataacttttcatataggactcgtcttaatccgagttacggtttagaatttatggccctccgatcgtcactatgtcctttaacgttgtgcagaaatttctgacctactcgcacttagaccgttgccacggtcaaacgaagacgagtttgcttctgtaaattttaccacacttaaaggactcatatacggagccatggccactgttctcaccttaattcagtaagggtagaggccgtggtgactgatcgaagtcagcttttgttttaaactactttcatgaacgaaacctactttacaccttttgttaaatgatgaatgatgatgacccttaagaccttatttacatacttttatacctattaagacgatttactgacttagtactatttgccttaggttgaggaccttcggaccgattacttgcacaccttttccgaactgactttacgactacattatcattgtgagttatagcattccctttttactttaacttattttgggaactgagaatacatgcggattttatgttttacatactaggcacgagtacttaaacttatatatgtgtgggttatacaacggcataaacattccctttagctcggtaacgtttaatcattggtttttgaaccatgaacgcgaatcttagatatggatccatagggtttgacatccccactcgggctagtagcgctagcatttaacgagtgtttaatactgtgacgatcgctccaaatccatatggacgaacacgtcattaattgatttcattgcgaggtatttgacctctatatgatacgttttataaacattgcattcttttgaaaaggcgcaccataaatgaatatttaaatcaaaggttttcgacatatgatgatttttacatatagacaatcaccataaataatagtttacaacagtatttccgttgacaatgcagtcaaaataagatacatggtgatgatttggtgaatgcaacgtttccttgaaaatatgtcatgtaagactccatgcacatagcttgtctaacatctaagcaaacagcggaagacttctagggaacctgagaataaacatgcttcaagtgtcaacacaaaggttggtgagttcatagttttaatattacacataatccgtatatcaatgtggattacaaaagttcagttgtttcattcaaaacgtttatcattatgttttaaataaaaggtggaccacaagatttcagttgtttcatccgaaacgtttatcaatcggttctacaaaattgagcaccctggtaactaaactttaacgtatatataatttgtaccctttgtataatcatcttaataatacacgcaaaccaacgtgtacgcttctcaaatagcatacgtccgttaaaaggctagcgctctagctcggacggggatgtcaagccctatggatccatatactactactcgcgcccaccagttcttataactggcagttactagttaccaaagctaagggattttcggttcaaactcagtgtagaatttagtatgtacttgtatctactgcgtttaaaataaagtgcatgtattctcagcccaaaaatatatattgcaaaagcaattaaaaaatggatcaatgaaactcacacaaaatcagttttagtatttgtatccatttagtaaaacagtttataaaactgcgcatgtattctcagcccaaaaatatagtttgaaaaagggatcatatgaaactcactgtttaatattgatatacaatattgtaggaaagcatgtagacgcatcggagataataacacgaggtttgattcacaaaaatacccccgaacattacccataacctccttggcaataacccatattttccttagctctagctctctcggaaactcgttttgaaaattacttggacagtactccgtcgtaatattttatgtacattattatttttgtatcgcaaaaataataatactaataataagattaataagattaataataatcttaataataataataataataataataataataataataataataataaatattatacggagtaatatatatttgtgtatgtgtgttttatttttcattcgagcaaaacacctgaatttatagtacctggcctggaatctggagtcatgcgactcgcatggaaatggccttctggccatgcgactcgcatgaggaccagggacagctcacattgttttggctcctagcttgtcgacataatataaaataaatataaatataatatatataatttaaattaattaattatatattatattaaattcacgtgcatagttgacttgtaatttttgttccgataagtcgtacgttgtcactcgacttatgtcccggttccggtttttcgaacgccctttcgtacgctgagaaaacttgtactttacgtttcgtgaatcgtacctttgtcaaaatatagtcttaaatcatccataaaatataccactgtagcaaagttactgtagcaaaggcaatttttactgta of the Rutidosis leptorrhynchoides isolate AG116_Rl617_1_P2 chromosome 5, CSIRO_AGI_Rlap_v1, whole genome shotgun sequence genome contains:
- the LOC139847824 gene encoding uncharacterized protein isoform X3; translation: MAKVFDINTPRLSNLRLRLINDTDSNAINVIAPQLESLTIIDCSIKDLNIQSGFSSFYYKGYDPPQWFKKCFHSVNKVTISLSIYFSNQPYMQEEARGIINLLQDLRSVRFLTLNVDIVECISSFPELVSGQPSPFSNLISLKVDCGTRDTCKVNISTEARKFLLEKSPTATFTVKEQHTEAMKEKEVKEQIKADIEDLLRKLKALLEQDSIITEKKVEQVEALSALQASKTKIIGAFRSSISQVVSSTRHPLPSQTSSSSTIVPTPSTSTQVSTTQCHEL
- the LOC139847824 gene encoding uncharacterized protein isoform X2, yielding MAKVFDINTPRLSNLRLRLINDTDSNAINVIAPQLESLTIIDCSIKDLNIQSGFSSFYYKGYDPPQWFKKCFHSVNKVTISLSIYFSNQPYMQEEARGIINLLQDLRSVRFLTLNVDIVECISSFPELVSGQPSPFSNLISLKVDCGTRDTCKVNISTEARKFLLEKSPTATFTVKEQHTEAMKEKEVKEQIKADIEDLLRKLKALLEQDSIITEKKTMQIRCLLCILPKRHREHMVAYYRQHGQVVAQATALITRQASLKDFVYKMMDALEPLIARQVEQVEALSALQASKTKIIGAFRSSISQVVSSTRHPLPSQTSSSSTIVPTPSTSTQVSTTQCHEL
- the LOC139847824 gene encoding uncharacterized protein isoform X1, with translation MAKVFDINTPRLSNLRLRLINDTDSNAINVIAPQLESLTIIDCSIKDLNIQSGFSSFYYKGYDPPQWFKKCFHSVNKVTISLSIYFSNQPYMQEEARGIINLLQDLRSVRFLTLNVDIVECISSFPELVSGQPSPFSNLISLKVDCGTRDTCKVNISTEARKFLLEKSPTATFTVKEQHTEAMKEKEVKEQIKADIEDLLRKLKALLEQDSIITEKKVVIENLLNDIQKIWTKKKETQIESSERVQIEEIVSRLRDIVDMLMQLVNDLEPLISKTMQIRCLLCILPKRHREHMVAYYRQHGQVVAQATALITRQASLKDFVYKMMDALEPLIARQVEQVEALSALQASKTKIIGAFRSSISQVVSSTRHPLPSQTSSSSTIVPTPSTSTQVSTTQCHEL